One stretch of Candidatus Eremiobacteraceae bacterium DNA includes these proteins:
- the ubiE gene encoding bifunctional demethylmenaquinone methyltransferase/2-methoxy-6-polyprenyl-1,4-benzoquinol methylase UbiE has protein sequence MDKGGGVREMFGRIAGRYDLVNTVMTGGIDAVWRRKAVACLDISRDARLIDLCCGTGALTRDLAARTSTGSVIGVDFTPQMLEIARAHTSATNVEYNEGDVLHLPFADASFDGATMGFSMRNVVDIGACLREIARVLKPGASFVNLEVSKPRNPLMRRAFYAYFYGMVPLIGRIIGGDAAAYRYLPQSLVNFPDADALAALFETNGFAAVRFVPLMGGVAALHVGTKAKAPVAPPARAPEAVAP, from the coding sequence ATGGACAAAGGCGGCGGCGTCCGCGAGATGTTCGGGCGGATCGCCGGTCGGTACGACCTCGTCAATACGGTGATGACCGGCGGAATCGACGCCGTCTGGCGCCGCAAAGCGGTCGCGTGCCTCGATATCTCTCGCGACGCCCGCCTCATCGACCTCTGCTGCGGCACCGGTGCGTTGACGCGAGATCTCGCGGCTCGAACGAGCACCGGCAGCGTCATCGGGGTCGACTTCACGCCGCAGATGCTCGAGATCGCTCGCGCGCATACGAGTGCGACGAACGTCGAGTACAACGAGGGCGACGTCCTTCATCTGCCCTTCGCCGACGCATCGTTCGACGGCGCGACGATGGGTTTTTCGATGCGCAACGTCGTCGACATCGGCGCTTGCCTGCGAGAGATCGCTCGCGTCCTCAAGCCGGGTGCGTCGTTCGTTAACCTCGAAGTGAGCAAGCCGCGCAACCCGCTCATGCGGCGCGCGTTCTACGCGTACTTCTACGGCATGGTGCCGCTGATCGGTCGCATCATCGGCGGCGATGCCGCCGCGTATCGCTACCTGCCGCAGTCGCTCGTCAACTTTCCCGACGCCGACGCGCTCGCCGCGCTGTTCGAAACGAATGGGTTCGCTGCCGTCCGCTTCGTGCCGCTCATGGGCGGCGTCGCGGCGCTGCACGTCGGCACGAAAGCGAAAGCGCCGGTCGCACCGCCCGCACGCGCGCCCGAAGCGGTAGCACCGTGA
- a CDS encoding phospholipase D-like domain-containing protein: MSRLSVHIGSDARAVLCEAFDSARTSIDAEFYSIGDSEVVARLNDAARRGVRVRVTLEGDTHRYRGPRAVEPADAVIRGALDDEIDVVISRRPHALVHGKAAVVDHRIAFVATANATPTGFDAPGEVAIEDRDRLDVRAVLREIDDAASGDPVHPHLRDALRVLFASPRDLRVASEDLSDWRTVAWLVHRAHAGRHDRVLIGQPASRSASEMLKRLTGAGVDVRAPSAGYMHEKLVDDGECTYVGSANLTRNGIDESYEVGVVAPRGDFIDGGSSLRADFDRRWSGAQRIG, from the coding sequence ATGTCACGACTTTCAGTGCACATCGGCTCGGACGCGCGCGCTGTGTTATGCGAGGCGTTCGACAGCGCGCGGACGTCGATCGATGCGGAATTCTACAGCATCGGCGACAGCGAGGTCGTCGCTCGACTCAACGATGCCGCACGACGCGGTGTCCGAGTGCGCGTCACGCTCGAAGGCGACACGCATCGCTATCGTGGGCCGCGGGCTGTCGAACCCGCAGATGCCGTCATCCGCGGCGCGCTCGACGATGAGATCGACGTCGTCATCTCGCGGCGGCCGCATGCGCTCGTCCATGGAAAGGCCGCTGTCGTCGATCACCGCATCGCATTCGTCGCGACCGCGAACGCGACGCCGACAGGCTTCGACGCGCCGGGCGAAGTCGCGATCGAGGATCGCGACCGCCTCGACGTGCGCGCGGTCTTGCGCGAGATCGACGATGCTGCGTCGGGCGATCCCGTTCATCCGCACTTGCGCGACGCGCTCCGGGTCCTCTTCGCTTCGCCGCGCGATCTTCGCGTCGCGAGCGAAGATCTCTCGGACTGGCGCACGGTCGCTTGGCTCGTCCACCGCGCGCATGCCGGCCGCCACGATCGCGTTCTCATCGGACAACCGGCATCACGCAGCGCCAGCGAGATGTTGAAGCGGCTGACCGGTGCCGGCGTCGACGTGCGCGCTCCGAGCGCAGGTTACATGCACGAGAAGCTCGTCGACGACGGCGAATGCACGTATGTCGGTTCGGCGAACCTCACCCGCAACGGTATCGACGAGTCGTACGAGGTCGGCGTGGTCGCCCCGCGCGGTGACTTCATCGACGGCGGGTCGTCGCTGCGCGCCGACTTCGATCGCCGCTGGTCTGGTGCCCAACGGATCGGCTGA
- a CDS encoding ABC transporter ATP-binding protein, whose product METVVEVEHASKRFGATLALDRVDLRLSRGEVVALLGPNGAGKTTLVSLVLGLRKANEGSTRTFGMDPRDRRARSRTGVMLQGSGLPNFLRVGEVVDLFRSYYPHPIDRAKALEIAGLADKATAMLVTLSGGQLQRLYFALAVCGDPEALFLDEPTVGLDVEARRSFWAHLRQFVSGGRTLLLTTHYLEEADAIADRIVVINAGRIVADASPAALKSSVRNKRVSFETDGVLDLQGLPIARVVSSGPRVELVTSEPEAVLGKLFARGCAIRNLEVAGATLEEAVVGLTARGR is encoded by the coding sequence ATGGAGACGGTCGTCGAAGTCGAACATGCCTCAAAGCGTTTCGGCGCGACGCTCGCACTCGATCGCGTCGACTTGCGGCTGAGCCGCGGCGAAGTCGTCGCGCTCCTCGGACCGAACGGCGCAGGCAAGACGACGCTCGTGTCGCTCGTACTCGGCTTGCGCAAGGCGAACGAAGGCTCGACGCGCACCTTCGGCATGGATCCGCGCGACCGGCGTGCGCGCTCGCGCACCGGCGTCATGCTTCAAGGATCGGGGCTGCCGAACTTCCTTCGGGTCGGTGAAGTCGTCGATCTCTTCCGATCGTACTATCCGCATCCGATCGATCGCGCGAAAGCGCTCGAGATCGCCGGGCTTGCCGACAAAGCGACGGCCATGCTCGTGACGCTTTCCGGCGGTCAGCTGCAGCGGCTCTATTTCGCGCTCGCCGTCTGCGGCGATCCCGAAGCGCTCTTCTTGGACGAGCCGACCGTCGGTCTCGACGTGGAGGCGCGTCGGTCGTTCTGGGCGCATCTTCGACAATTCGTCTCGGGCGGCCGGACGCTGCTGCTGACGACGCACTACCTCGAAGAAGCGGACGCGATCGCCGACCGCATCGTCGTCATCAACGCCGGCCGCATCGTCGCGGATGCTTCGCCGGCGGCGCTCAAGTCGAGCGTGCGCAACAAACGCGTCTCGTTCGAGACCGACGGCGTTCTCGACCTCCAAGGCCTGCCGATCGCCCGGGTCGTGTCGAGCGGACCGCGCGTCGAATTGGTCACGTCCGAACCCGAAGCGGTGCTAGGCAAGCTCTTCGCACGTGGGTGCGCCATCCGGAACCTCGAGGTCGCGGGCGCGACGCTCGAAGAGGCGGTCGTCGGCCTGACCGCGCGGGGCCGATGA
- a CDS encoding ABC transporter permease, translated as MAATRELAPIGQITVAQARSEFLRLIRVPAFSVPSIIFPIMFYALFGLPFAHEMVNGVSIAVYALASFGAYSVINVAMFSFGITVANDRGEKTTVLMRATPLPPIAYLGGKAIATLAFAAIAVGALLAFGAIAGGIHLAAIAWLTLGVRLLAGVFPFITLGFAVGYLAGPTSAVAILQMISLPMSFASGLFIPIGVLPAWIRTIAIYLPAYHFGVLARSTLAPPTEPLATTLAWLAGYTVVFLFVAIRAYYREETKTFG; from the coding sequence ATGGCGGCGACGCGAGAGCTCGCGCCGATCGGTCAGATCACCGTCGCGCAGGCGCGATCTGAGTTCCTCCGCCTCATCCGCGTACCGGCTTTCAGCGTGCCGTCGATCATCTTCCCGATCATGTTCTACGCGCTGTTCGGGTTGCCGTTCGCGCACGAAATGGTGAACGGCGTGTCGATCGCCGTGTACGCGCTCGCATCGTTCGGCGCCTATTCCGTCATCAACGTCGCGATGTTCTCGTTCGGCATCACCGTCGCGAACGACCGCGGCGAGAAGACGACGGTCCTGATGCGAGCGACCCCGCTTCCGCCGATCGCCTATCTGGGCGGCAAAGCGATCGCGACCCTCGCCTTCGCAGCCATCGCCGTCGGCGCGCTGCTCGCATTCGGCGCGATCGCCGGCGGTATCCATCTCGCGGCAATCGCATGGCTGACGCTCGGCGTCCGTCTGCTGGCCGGCGTCTTCCCGTTCATCACGCTCGGGTTCGCGGTCGGATACCTCGCCGGGCCGACGTCTGCGGTGGCGATCCTTCAGATGATAAGTCTGCCGATGTCATTCGCCTCGGGACTCTTCATCCCGATCGGCGTGTTGCCGGCCTGGATCCGCACGATCGCGATCTACCTGCCCGCGTATCATTTCGGCGTGCTCGCGCGGTCGACGCTCGCTCCGCCGACCGAGCCGCTCGCGACGACCCTGGCCTGGCTCGCGGGCTACACCGTGGTGTTCTTATTTGTCGCGATCCGCGCGTACTATAGAGAAGAGACGAAGACGTTCGGCTAG
- a CDS encoding TatD family hydrolase: MNQPVLVDTHAHLDGSEYSSDLDDVLARAAAAGVGRIVCAGQDEATSRATLDLAVRYDAVLPAVGVHPHLASSAGDMSWLPALARGARVVAIGECGLDYHYDFSPRDVQREVFARQLELAGELSKPTIIHCRESEDDLVEHLRRYYARDRRAVVHCFTGAYDFGKALIDEFDVYLGIGGAVTFKKAEALHDAAARLPLERLVLETDCPYMTPAPHRGKRNEPAYIALTCARLAELRGVSVNAIAQATASNARRLFPTL, from the coding sequence TTGAACCAGCCCGTCCTCGTCGATACGCACGCGCATCTCGACGGCTCGGAATACAGTTCCGATCTCGACGATGTGCTTGCTCGTGCGGCAGCGGCGGGGGTCGGTCGCATCGTCTGCGCCGGCCAAGACGAAGCGACGAGCCGCGCGACGCTCGACCTTGCGGTGCGCTATGACGCGGTGCTGCCGGCAGTCGGAGTGCATCCGCATCTCGCATCGAGCGCGGGCGACATGAGCTGGCTCCCCGCCCTTGCGCGCGGTGCGCGCGTCGTCGCCATCGGTGAATGCGGACTCGATTACCACTACGACTTCTCGCCGCGCGACGTCCAACGCGAGGTCTTCGCGCGTCAGCTCGAGCTCGCGGGTGAGCTATCGAAGCCGACGATCATCCATTGCCGCGAATCGGAAGACGACCTCGTCGAGCACTTGCGGCGCTATTACGCGCGAGACCGGCGCGCCGTCGTCCACTGTTTCACCGGCGCGTACGATTTCGGCAAAGCGCTGATCGACGAATTCGACGTCTATCTCGGGATCGGCGGCGCGGTCACATTCAAGAAGGCAGAAGCGCTGCACGACGCGGCGGCGCGGCTGCCCCTTGAACGCCTCGTCCTCGAGACTGATTGTCCGTACATGACGCCGGCGCCGCACCGCGGAAAACGCAACGAGCCGGCATACATCGCGTTGACGTGTGCGCGGCTCGCCGAATTGCGCGGCGTAAGCGTCAACGCGATCGCGCAAGCGACGGCCTCGAACGCGCGCCGGCTATTCCCGACGCTTTGA